Proteins encoded in a region of the Methanobrevibacter millerae genome:
- a CDS encoding OB-fold nucleic acid binding domain-containing protein: MEKEILEQYNKVKDILSEEEFLNEIEQIRPNFEDLPFMDEVDIAKEVVKNHIGAADISKSEDSIDDADSSFEKVVMTNELLEKYNQIKDYMSEDEFLDEMNKLKKENSDVSFMNEETFADQIVGRYVESENEILTEREEYSSDNIGLLEDGDKDKSFTGVVKTISNPRSFKTRKGNSGKVCNVDVEDKTGKIRVVLWTENIKHLKNISEGDIVHVGGVDIKDGYSGLEASMRPRSVFEKAVDADPSDYPTYTEEITPIKDVQANTTVNVIARITRIPPVRTYNKNGKDGKVASLELQDASGTISYTLWNNNVDLIQSLELNDGDTVKILQAQVRERNDEKSLSHWDGRIIKGDFDVPEFEHEVSKIGDLDDGDSDISIIGVVTKLQDIRKFIRKSDKSEGQLRNFNITDDTGSIRVTLWGESADIEIKKGDIVKLIGGTVVYDEYTEEGHSINTNFSTQISVNPKNLSEDDELIFNNIKEKLQPMQIEQVVLGDEENIDVDVMGRIMSVGDIRTFERPSDGSQGKVRSASFSDGTEVIQLSLWDDKTNVDLDVGNAYLLENARVRFSMDSISLNIGSSSRVISLSEDQAKFLPSFETLEKMIYEYREISDLDEYDENIYVVGRIFEVFDVRELERDDGSKYLLRNIEIADNSQAIRVSLWGENAKREFDEGEAIKIQNPRIDLYNDQLTLNIAESTAIVKPSDEELMNLPSFDELKEAIYVPKEIEAIEDNDVNVRVTGTLQDIVSERLLLRKCPHCSNTIGDVELDGETMCDFCGETFDEPRTTLMIPTTLVDDTGDIGVTFFDNLVEDLLEMPREEIINIVTDDPGALDGRIEDLEGLTVEIIANVSYDEYNEVRKLNPRKILQKYY, translated from the coding sequence ATGGAAAAAGAAATTTTAGAACAATACAATAAAGTCAAAGATATACTCTCTGAAGAAGAATTTTTAAATGAAATAGAGCAAATTCGTCCAAATTTTGAAGATTTGCCTTTTATGGATGAGGTAGACATTGCAAAAGAAGTTGTTAAGAATCATATTGGTGCAGCTGATATTTCAAAATCTGAAGATTCTATTGATGATGCAGATTCTTCATTTGAAAAAGTTGTAATGACTAACGAACTTTTAGAAAAATATAATCAGATTAAAGATTATATGAGTGAAGATGAATTTTTGGATGAAATGAATAAACTCAAAAAAGAAAATTCAGATGTATCTTTTATGAATGAAGAAACTTTCGCTGATCAAATTGTTGGCAGATATGTTGAAAGCGAAAACGAAATTTTAACCGAAAGGGAAGAATATTCCAGCGACAATATTGGATTACTGGAAGATGGTGATAAAGACAAATCTTTCACTGGTGTTGTTAAAACAATCAGCAATCCAAGATCATTTAAAACACGTAAAGGAAACTCTGGAAAAGTGTGTAATGTTGATGTTGAAGATAAAACAGGAAAAATTCGTGTTGTCCTATGGACAGAAAACATCAAACATTTAAAAAATATTTCTGAAGGAGATATTGTCCATGTTGGTGGAGTTGATATTAAAGATGGTTATTCTGGTCTTGAAGCTTCAATGAGACCTAGATCTGTTTTTGAAAAAGCAGTTGATGCTGATCCTTCAGATTATCCAACATATACTGAAGAAATTACTCCAATCAAAGATGTTCAGGCCAATACAACAGTAAATGTTATTGCAAGAATTACTAGAATTCCTCCTGTTAGAACATATAATAAGAATGGTAAGGATGGAAAAGTTGCATCATTGGAACTTCAGGATGCATCTGGAACAATCTCATATACTTTATGGAATAATAATGTTGATTTAATTCAATCTCTTGAATTAAACGATGGCGATACCGTAAAAATTCTTCAAGCTCAAGTAAGAGAAAGAAACGATGAAAAATCTTTAAGTCATTGGGATGGAAGAATAATTAAAGGGGACTTTGATGTTCCAGAATTTGAGCATGAGGTTTCAAAAATCGGTGATTTGGATGACGGAGACAGTGATATTTCAATAATTGGTGTTGTAACTAAGTTGCAGGATATCAGAAAATTCATTAGAAAATCTGATAAAAGTGAAGGCCAATTAAGAAATTTCAATATTACAGATGATACTGGGTCCATTAGGGTCACTTTATGGGGAGAAAGTGCAGATATTGAAATTAAAAAAGGAGATATTGTAAAATTAATTGGTGGAACTGTTGTCTATGATGAATATACTGAAGAGGGTCATTCTATTAATACAAATTTCTCAACTCAAATATCTGTCAATCCTAAAAACTTATCAGAAGATGATGAATTAATTTTCAACAATATCAAAGAGAAATTACAGCCAATGCAAATCGAACAAGTTGTATTGGGTGATGAAGAGAATATTGATGTTGATGTAATGGGTAGGATAATGTCTGTCGGCGATATAAGGACTTTTGAAAGACCATCCGATGGTTCTCAAGGTAAAGTTCGTTCAGCATCATTTTCTGATGGTACTGAAGTAATTCAATTATCATTATGGGATGACAAAACCAATGTTGATTTGGATGTTGGAAATGCATATCTGCTTGAAAATGCAAGAGTAAGATTTAGCATGGATTCAATTAGTTTAAACATTGGCTCATCTTCAAGAGTTATTAGTTTATCAGAAGATCAAGCTAAATTTTTACCATCATTCGAGACATTAGAAAAAATGATTTATGAATATCGTGAAATTTCAGATTTAGACGAATATGATGAAAATATTTATGTTGTTGGAAGAATCTTTGAGGTATTTGATGTTCGTGAATTAGAAAGAGATGACGGTAGTAAATACTTACTAAGAAATATAGAAATTGCTGATAATTCTCAAGCTATCAGAGTATCATTGTGGGGAGAAAATGCTAAAAGAGAATTTGATGAAGGAGAAGCTATTAAAATTCAAAATCCTAGGATAGATTTATATAATGACCAATTGACTTTAAATATTGCTGAATCTACTGCTATTGTTAAACCAAGCGATGAAGAGTTAATGAACTTACCTTCATTTGATGAACTCAAAGAAGCAATTTATGTTCCAAAAGAAATTGAAGCAATAGAAGATAATGATGTTAACGTTCGTGTTACCGGAACTCTTCAGGATATTGTCTCTGAAAGATTACTTCTCAGAAAATGTCCGCATTGTTCTAATACTATTGGTGATGTTGAACTTGATGGAGAAACAATGTGTGATTTCTGTGGTGAAACATTTGATGAACCAAGAACCACTCTTATGATTCCAACAACTTTAGTTGATGATACTGGTGATATAGGTGTTACATTCTTTGATAATTTAGTTGAAGATTTATTAGAAATGCCTAGGGAAGAAATTATCAATATAGTTACTGATGATCCTGGAGCTTTAGATGGAAGAATTGAAGACTTAGAAGGTCTCACTGTAGAAATTATTGCAAATGTTAGCTATGATGAATATAATGAAGTTAGAAAACTCAACCCAAGAAAAATTTTACAAAAATATTACTAA
- a CDS encoding undecaprenyl-phosphate glucose phosphotransferase, which translates to MIRENQKWLNYAMVLIDMLVISLSLAISWWMRFKTTIFGPIGGHLPIQSYLFFLIFVVIPVYIILYFSFGLYKPRRTYRTIFSEANQIIKVNIVAFVVLVAILFVLNQPNFSRIMLFLLGVIGTVFGIIERFIIRSFLKKIRTDNKNLKHILIVGDNDLAFTFARKIRNNPYLGFDISGFLGRSNHVGMEIEGSKIIGSFKDLDEILENNNFDRVVLAIPLKYYYKINELVESCERVGIKAEIIPDYIRYFPAQPSVDMIEDIPIINIRYVPLDDAFNKTIKYLSDYIIAIIAIIITSPIMIITAIAIKLTSPGPIIFKQERIGYHGEPFNMYKFRSMRVQSPSDEKSEWTTKDDPRKTKVGDIIRKTSIDELPQFFNVLKGEMSVVGPRPERPYFVDEFRKEIPKYMVKHQVRPGITGWAQIHGCRGDTSIKKRIEFDIEYVENWHMGLDLGIMIKTVVKKNPNAY; encoded by the coding sequence ATGATAAGAGAAAATCAAAAGTGGCTAAATTATGCAATGGTTTTAATAGATATGCTTGTTATATCATTATCTTTAGCTATTTCATGGTGGATGCGTTTTAAAACAACAATTTTTGGACCTATTGGAGGGCATTTGCCTATCCAAAGTTATTTGTTCTTTCTGATATTTGTTGTCATTCCTGTTTATATTATCCTTTATTTCTCATTTGGATTATATAAACCGCGTAGAACTTATAGAACGATTTTTTCTGAAGCTAACCAGATAATTAAAGTGAATATTGTAGCTTTTGTAGTTTTGGTTGCTATATTATTTGTTTTAAATCAACCTAATTTCTCAAGAATCATGTTGTTCCTTTTGGGGGTCATCGGTACTGTATTTGGTATAATAGAAAGATTCATAATCAGAAGCTTTCTTAAAAAAATACGCACGGACAATAAAAACCTTAAACATATTCTTATTGTTGGGGATAATGATTTGGCTTTTACTTTTGCACGTAAAATTAGAAATAATCCTTATTTGGGTTTTGACATTAGTGGATTTTTGGGAAGAAGTAATCATGTCGGAATGGAAATTGAAGGAAGCAAAATTATTGGATCATTTAAAGACTTGGATGAAATTTTGGAAAACAATAATTTTGACCGTGTCGTTTTAGCTATTCCATTAAAATACTATTATAAAATCAATGAGTTGGTGGAAAGCTGTGAACGCGTGGGAATAAAAGCTGAAATCATTCCTGATTATATAAGGTATTTTCCTGCTCAGCCATCAGTTGACATGATTGAAGATATTCCGATTATTAATATAAGGTATGTTCCTTTGGATGATGCATTTAATAAAACTATAAAATATCTTTCTGATTATATTATTGCTATTATAGCTATAATTATAACCTCTCCAATAATGATTATCACAGCTATTGCAATTAAGCTGACTTCTCCGGGGCCCATTATTTTCAAGCAGGAAAGAATAGGCTATCATGGTGAACCTTTTAATATGTATAAATTTAGAAGCATGAGGGTTCAAAGCCCTAGCGATGAGAAATCAGAATGGACTACAAAAGATGATCCTAGAAAAACTAAGGTTGGGGACATTATAAGAAAGACAAGTATCGATGAGTTGCCTCAATTTTTCAATGTATTGAAAGGTGAAATGAGTGTTGTAGGTCCAAGACCTGAAAGGCCATATTTTGTTGATGAATTCAGAAAAGAAATTCCTAAATATATGGTTAAGCATCAGGTTAGGCCAGGTATTACTGGTTGGGCTCAAATCCATGGTTGTAGGGGAGATACTTCAATCAAAAAACGTATAGAATTTGATATAGAATATGTAGAAAACTGGCACATGGGTTTGGATTTAGGTATAATGATTAAAACCGTTGTAAAGAAAAATCCTAATGCATATTAA
- a CDS encoding glycosyltransferase family 2 protein, whose translation MDLSVVIVNYGTFELTKNTVNSILDYSYPFDVEIIIVDNASKDDSLSKLRKYFDGRVKFIASEHNNGFAAGNNQALRIVDSKYVLLLNSDTIVWKNTLENIYHYMENNSDVGACGCQVLLEDNTLDKACKRSFPNVKNSFFRLFHIPTNSVADDYNLDDLDDDGVYEIDCLTGAFIFTRKKVLDDIGLLDETFFMYGEDIDFCYRIKQAGWKIIYYGKDKITHLKGASSKKQRPKLIYEFYRAMYVYYKKHLSCESNIFTNLFVYFGIFILCILKLFLNIFKKKN comes from the coding sequence ATGGATTTGTCTGTTGTTATAGTAAATTACGGAACCTTTGAATTAACTAAAAATACTGTTAATTCAATTTTAGATTATTCCTATCCCTTTGATGTGGAAATCATTATTGTGGATAATGCATCCAAGGACGACAGTTTATCAAAACTGAGGAAATATTTTGATGGGAGGGTTAAATTTATTGCGTCAGAACACAACAATGGTTTTGCAGCAGGCAACAACCAGGCATTAAGGATTGTTGATTCTAAATACGTACTGCTTTTAAATTCAGACACTATTGTCTGGAAAAATACATTAGAAAATATTTATCATTATATGGAGAATAACTCTGATGTGGGAGCCTGTGGATGTCAGGTTCTTTTGGAGGATAATACTTTAGATAAGGCATGTAAAAGAAGTTTTCCAAATGTAAAAAATTCATTTTTCAGATTGTTTCATATTCCAACCAATAGTGTTGCTGATGATTATAATTTGGATGATTTGGATGATGATGGTGTTTATGAAATCGATTGCTTGACTGGGGCATTTATATTTACCCGTAAGAAAGTATTGGACGATATAGGCCTTTTAGATGAGACCTTTTTTATGTATGGTGAAGATATAGACTTCTGTTATAGGATTAAACAGGCAGGATGGAAAATAATTTATTATGGAAAAGATAAGATTACTCATTTAAAAGGGGCCAGTAGCAAAAAACAAAGACCAAAGCTAATTTATGAATTCTATCGTGCAATGTATGTCTATTATAAAAAGCATCTATCTTGCGAATCGAATATTTTTACTAATTTATTTGTTTATTTTGGAATTTTTATATTGTGCATTTTAAAACTTTTTTTAAATATATTTAAAAAGAAAAATTAA
- a CDS encoding glycosyltransferase family 2 protein, with product MKVSVVTPNYNGVKFLENYFKSLNHDSEFIGEVIIIDNGSTDSSLDYIQNNSFNFPVVVIKNDENLGFAPAVNQGISKAKYDYVFSLNNDTEIQKDSIKSMVDLIRDENVFSVQAKMLQADNKKLIDDAGDEYNLLGWTKKIGENQDSDNYSQVNEIFSSCAGAALYKKCVFDEIGLFDDNYFAYMEDVDLAIRSQIYGYRNLLDPDAIVYHIGSATSGSRYNEFKVKIAARNNVWTVYKNLPIPLKIINFIFLFFGFLIKYLFFLRKGFGPTYLKGLKEGLNTKSKVNKVNFKKSNLKNYFRLEYKLIINTLKFLKK from the coding sequence ATGAAAGTTTCAGTTGTCACGCCTAATTATAATGGTGTTAAATTCTTAGAAAATTATTTCAAGTCACTTAATCATGATAGTGAATTCATTGGAGAAGTAATCATTATTGATAATGGATCCACTGATTCCAGTTTGGATTATATTCAAAATAACTCTTTTAATTTTCCTGTTGTTGTTATAAAAAATGATGAAAATTTAGGATTTGCCCCTGCAGTCAATCAGGGAATCTCAAAAGCCAAATATGATTATGTTTTTTCTTTAAACAATGATACTGAAATTCAAAAGGATTCAATCAAATCGATGGTGGACCTAATTCGGGATGAAAACGTTTTTTCGGTACAGGCGAAAATGCTTCAGGCTGATAATAAAAAGCTTATTGATGATGCAGGAGATGAATACAACCTTCTTGGGTGGACTAAAAAGATTGGTGAAAATCAGGATTCGGATAATTATTCTCAGGTAAATGAAATATTTTCTAGCTGTGCAGGAGCGGCATTATATAAAAAATGTGTTTTTGATGAAATTGGATTATTTGACGATAATTATTTTGCATATATGGAAGATGTTGATTTGGCTATCCGTTCACAAATTTATGGCTATAGGAATCTATTGGATCCTGATGCTATCGTTTATCATATTGGAAGTGCAACAAGTGGCAGCAGATATAATGAGTTTAAGGTAAAAATAGCCGCTAGAAATAATGTATGGACAGTTTATAAGAATCTTCCTATCCCATTAAAGATAATAAATTTTATATTTCTATTTTTTGGATTTTTAATAAAATATCTATTCTTTTTAAGGAAAGGATTCGGTCCAACTTATTTAAAAGGTCTTAAAGAAGGATTAAACACTAAATCCAAAGTAAATAAGGTTAATTTTAAAAAATCAAATTTAAAAAATTATTTCAGGTTGGAATACAAACTAATCATAAACACATTAAAATTTTTAAAAAAGTGA
- a CDS encoding glycosyltransferase family 2 protein, which produces MENIKVSVILPVFNEANYIKATLDSIINQNFNGYEVIVIDDGSTDDTLNIVEKTFEGLSLPHQIIHQENAGVSSARNKGISLARGEYIVFVDGDDYILTNHLSQLYNEGYDFSLTQMVKKENDNLSNIHYYKFEEIDANDFIRLELEMKVPFNFVQLSYKTDIIKKHNLKFREDVTYGEDTDFAIKALSYGNSIKISNEITYYYIQHHDSLISTSKLKRFDYILVLEDLALFFKNQNRSDLAELIYTSRIPRAIFGNMNYFFYNDYDYGEVIKKMNELDLFKKLSKFKGDKKFTIKIKLFLLNPKLYYILWKKFKNSI; this is translated from the coding sequence ATGGAGAATATTAAAGTTAGTGTGATTTTGCCAGTCTTTAATGAAGCTAATTATATCAAAGCGACATTGGATTCAATTATCAATCAAAATTTCAATGGTTATGAGGTAATAGTAATTGATGACGGCTCAACAGATGATACTTTAAACATTGTTGAAAAAACCTTTGAGGGATTGAGTCTGCCCCATCAGATAATTCATCAGGAAAATGCGGGCGTAAGTTCGGCAAGAAATAAGGGAATTTCGCTTGCTCGCGGTGAATATATTGTGTTTGTTGATGGTGATGACTATATTTTAACAAATCATTTATCCCAATTATATAATGAAGGCTATGACTTTAGTTTAACTCAGATGGTAAAAAAAGAAAACGATAATTTATCTAACATCCATTATTATAAATTTGAAGAAATCGATGCTAATGATTTCATCAGACTGGAGCTGGAGATGAAAGTTCCTTTCAATTTCGTACAGTTGTCTTATAAAACGGATATAATTAAAAAACATAATCTTAAATTCCGTGAGGATGTCACTTATGGTGAAGACACAGATTTTGCAATAAAGGCTTTAAGCTACGGCAATTCAATAAAAATTTCCAATGAAATAACATATTATTATATTCAGCATCATGATTCATTAATAAGTACTTCAAAACTTAAACGTTTCGATTACATTCTGGTCTTGGAGGATTTGGCTTTATTTTTTAAAAATCAAAATCGTAGCGATTTGGCGGAATTAATTTATACATCAAGAATTCCAAGAGCTATTTTTGGCAATATGAACTACTTTTTTTACAATGATTATGATTATGGTGAAGTAATAAAAAAAATGAACGAGTTGGATTTGTTTAAAAAGCTCTCCAAGTTTAAAGGCGATAAAAAATTCACCATTAAAATTAAGTTATTTTTATTAAATCCTAAACTATATTATATATTGTGGAAAAAATTCAAAAATTCAATTTAG
- a CDS encoding CDP-glycerol glycerophosphotransferase family protein, producing MFLKHKIFGKIFNVFTRFSIDDNLISFIIDSNESFSGNLEYIKNEFEKRGNFKFNFYYKDKLSVNSLKKLATSKYIFLNDNFFPFAFMNFNKKTLVIQLWHAPGAFKKFGGSVENASMLKMISQNTDYLIVTSKNIEDFYSEAFQIDKSKIRSLGLPRADYYFENHDVDELKKNFYKRYNLDSNKKIILYAPTFRENEKFNNVFNYLDLAKFNERLSDDYTLILRLHPKINKFYSSDIKIEGDYIDCSDYKNEQELMLLADILITDYSSIMIEFGLLNKPIVFFAYDLDNYLSNERGFYLNYKNDLPGPIVHTTEELIECIEKGVDNSNLDSFLKTQFDEIDGNSSKRVVDFALKEGEKNGEY from the coding sequence ATGTTTTTGAAACATAAAATTTTTGGAAAGATATTCAATGTTTTCACCAGATTTTCTATAGATGATAACCTGATTTCTTTTATCATAGATTCCAATGAATCTTTCAGCGGCAATCTGGAATATATTAAAAATGAATTTGAAAAAAGAGGAAATTTCAAATTCAATTTCTATTATAAGGATAAATTGTCAGTTAACTCTTTAAAAAAATTAGCAACATCCAAATATATCTTTTTAAATGATAATTTTTTTCCTTTTGCCTTCATGAATTTTAATAAAAAAACCTTAGTTATTCAATTATGGCATGCCCCTGGTGCATTTAAGAAATTTGGTGGGAGTGTGGAAAACGCTTCAATGCTTAAAATGATTTCTCAAAATACTGATTATTTAATCGTTACTTCAAAAAATATTGAAGATTTTTATAGTGAAGCTTTTCAGATTGACAAATCTAAAATAAGGTCTTTAGGCCTTCCAAGGGCAGACTATTATTTTGAAAATCATGATGTGGATGAATTGAAGAAGAATTTTTATAAAAGGTACAATTTGGATTCAAATAAAAAAATCATTTTATATGCTCCTACTTTCAGAGAAAATGAAAAATTCAACAATGTCTTTAATTATTTGGATTTGGCTAAATTCAATGAAAGATTATCTGATGATTACACATTGATTTTAAGACTCCATCCTAAGATAAATAAGTTTTATTCATCAGATATAAAAATTGAAGGGGATTATATTGACTGCAGCGATTATAAAAATGAGCAGGAATTGATGTTATTAGCTGATATTTTAATCACTGATTATTCATCAATAATGATAGAGTTTGGCCTATTAAACAAACCAATTGTATTTTTTGCTTATGATTTGGATAATTATCTGTCTAACGAACGTGGTTTTTATCTGAATTATAAAAATGATCTCCCAGGTCCAATTGTTCATACAACAGAAGAGTTAATTGAATGCATTGAAAAAGGTGTTGATAATTCAAATTTGGATTCCTTTTTAAAAACACAATTCGATGAAATCGACGGCAATTCATCCAAACGTGTTGTGGATTTTGCATTAAAGGAAGGTGAAAAGAATGGAGAATATTAA
- a CDS encoding glycosyltransferase family 2 protein: protein MAKYKVSVIVPTYNSGLFLNAFFDSIMYQSIGFENIEVIFVDDCSDDEYTLYLLHLFNDGFSNVKSIFLDENDGFPGKGRNFGLNLADSDYVIFSDHDDTYVPQAFEVLYNAAIENDADMVITNYYKVFPEEKVKVETVFRGENIVINDIAEDTRLFTIDPAIWCKLFKKDFLIENDIRFLESMLAEDFYFFIVSLFKSSCTVYLDDFYSYNYFIRNVEGDKSTIHIRNKKYLGKMVEGYYKIEEFLIDSNLCRYYTDIFNMHFVYWITSLIMSDIPDSEKLELVSSANELLKKDVKVLPGFNERIYNNLTKPILEDDYEGIVKNINNIKRYRGILKYLSGNLLKTRR, encoded by the coding sequence ATGGCTAAATATAAAGTAAGTGTAATTGTTCCAACATATAACTCAGGATTATTTCTAAATGCTTTTTTTGATTCAATAATGTATCAAAGCATAGGTTTTGAAAATATTGAAGTTATTTTTGTAGATGACTGTTCGGATGATGAGTATACTTTATATTTACTCCATTTATTTAATGATGGTTTTTCAAATGTAAAATCAATATTTTTAGATGAAAATGACGGATTTCCAGGAAAAGGCCGTAATTTTGGATTAAATTTGGCTGATTCTGATTATGTTATTTTTTCTGATCATGATGATACATATGTTCCTCAGGCATTTGAAGTTCTTTATAATGCCGCTATTGAAAATGATGCGGATATGGTAATTACAAATTATTATAAGGTATTTCCTGAAGAAAAAGTGAAAGTGGAAACGGTATTTCGTGGTGAAAATATCGTAATAAATGACATTGCTGAAGACACACGCCTTTTTACTATAGATCCAGCTATTTGGTGTAAGTTATTTAAAAAAGATTTCCTGATTGAAAATGATATTCGATTTTTAGAGTCAATGCTTGCAGAGGATTTTTATTTCTTCATTGTCTCATTGTTCAAATCTTCATGCACTGTTTATTTGGATGATTTTTACAGCTACAATTATTTCATTCGTAATGTTGAAGGTGACAAATCAACAATTCATATTAGGAATAAAAAATATTTGGGTAAAATGGTTGAAGGATATTATAAGATTGAGGAATTTTTAATTGATTCTAACTTATGCAGATATTATACGGATATTTTTAATATGCATTTTGTCTATTGGATTACAAGCTTAATTATGAGTGACATTCCTGATAGTGAAAAATTGGAACTGGTTTCATCAGCCAATGAACTTCTTAAAAAAGATGTTAAAGTTCTTCCAGGATTTAATGAAAGAATTTATAATAATTTAACCAAACCTATTTTGGAAGATGATTATGAAGGTATTGTCAAGAATATTAATAATATTAAAAGATATCGTGGAATCTTAAAGTACCTATCTGGTAATTTATTAAAAACTAGGAGGTAA
- a CDS encoding glycosyltransferase family 2 protein: MLNYKISVIISTYNTGDFLNEFLESIKSQSIGFENIEVIFVDDNSNDSYTLDLLKEFEKSYDNVKVEFLSTNSGFPGTGRNIGLKLASADYVIFSDHDDTYVDNAFEVMYDKIGENDMLISNFNQVYPDKSVPFKSIYKDSGEIQVLSIDEDKNLFRVPAAIWTRLFRRDFLIENDIYFLEGMLAEDVYVASYSCIKANGIIYLNDFYSYNYKIRDSEKDKSTIHVRNRKYIEAILNGYYKIDEMLVNLNKTSYGKIIFKSHLTSWLYTIVLSRIDDTDKKELFVKAYDIFNDYYSEDPYFKKRYDKLVDLILNKQFDEAVLESNRLNKIQENMNNRSLFSRIKNKLVR; the protein is encoded by the coding sequence ATGTTAAATTATAAAATTTCGGTTATTATTTCAACTTATAATACTGGAGATTTCTTAAATGAGTTTTTAGAATCTATTAAGTCTCAAAGTATTGGATTTGAAAATATTGAAGTTATTTTTGTTGATGACAATTCAAATGATAGCTATACTTTAGATTTATTAAAAGAATTTGAGAAATCTTATGATAATGTAAAGGTTGAGTTTTTAAGTACAAATTCCGGCTTTCCCGGAACGGGTAGAAACATTGGTCTAAAACTGGCAAGTGCCGATTATGTTATTTTCTCGGATCATGATGATACATACGTCGATAACGCTTTTGAGGTAATGTACGATAAAATAGGTGAAAATGACATGCTGATTTCTAATTTTAATCAAGTTTATCCAGATAAATCAGTTCCTTTCAAATCCATTTATAAGGATTCCGGTGAAATTCAAGTTTTAAGCATTGATGAGGACAAAAACTTGTTCAGGGTTCCTGCTGCAATTTGGACAAGATTATTTAGAAGGGATTTTTTAATAGAAAATGATATTTATTTTTTAGAGGGAATGCTGGCTGAAGATGTTTATGTTGCATCATATTCATGCATCAAGGCAAATGGAATAATTTATCTTAATGATTTTTATTCTTATAACTACAAAATAAGAGATAGTGAAAAGGATAAATCCACAATTCATGTAAGGAATCGAAAATATATCGAGGCTATTTTAAACGGTTATTATAAAATTGACGAGATGCTTGTCAATTTAAATAAAACCTCATATGGTAAGATAATCTTTAAAAGCCATCTTACATCATGGCTGTATACAATTGTTTTGTCCAGAATTGATGATACTGATAAAAAAGAATTATTTGTCAAGGCTTATGACATATTTAATGATTATTACTCCGAAGACCCTTACTTTAAAAAAAGATATGATAAATTAGTGGATTTAATATTAAATAAACAATTTGATGAAGCGGTTTTGGAATCGAATAGATTAAATAAAATACAGGAAAACATGAATAATAGAAGTTTATTTTCAAGAATTAAAAATAAATTGGTAAGATAG